Proteins encoded in a region of the Isoalcanivorax pacificus W11-5 genome:
- a CDS encoding metallophosphoesterase family protein, which produces MTIRSLTRFPALPGLLACATLALAGCGGDSSSSRGGGEPPAPQPASTLRIGLLPDTQGGGNNVSMHPMRALLDFYAEQDVDLVLAVGDLSENATIGEYQQWRSVTDDFTDRMTILPVQGNHDIKGADQDWYEYTADLIPADAVHMPGQHGKTYALVRDNVLIIAVSYGQMPFAYEFVRDTLQQHAGSVDHILLMTHNSWVGTRYGLVREKGVDAYDISASDQRFLEVRSDYNRLFAEHDVIYIAGHEHQYSRSVLNPDYNGPFIELISGNASYKGYDNRFGESEQIQNMVMYKSNDSGATGSLDVNAAVFEITGDLMEYRAWFDTHTITANEDGMKELASPDWKLMDRFTRTAHRCDKVVFPSSIPPGNQLNMTHDKRYRTQHCESPNGDSARLLAGENNIFNRHDTRTRTNSITPGVSTAKSNMELLARYYRFLNIVHESYSPNLNNSQRVRLINVGTEDEEVEIRETTIDLKKLVSLSWTGKTADTLSDVLIVSGIQGQDGTYISARGVPKDITTDTGLTGSRGDGSENGKPPVTLPAGKVNSNWVLEDDERTDDYALEFVLPENLDPASVTLGRYDAASESWVPVADDACVSALPWDDSFLSTPPADVDPGCASSLSVVTTGTAHLWAKLDTEGRFALISR; this is translated from the coding sequence GTGACAATCCGTTCTCTTACCCGTTTCCCGGCACTGCCCGGCCTGCTTGCCTGCGCCACCCTGGCGCTGGCCGGTTGCGGCGGTGACAGCAGTTCATCCCGTGGCGGTGGCGAGCCACCGGCACCGCAACCCGCCAGCACCCTGCGCATCGGCCTGCTGCCCGACACCCAGGGCGGCGGCAACAATGTATCCATGCACCCGATGCGCGCGCTGCTGGATTTTTACGCCGAACAGGACGTCGATCTGGTCCTGGCGGTGGGCGACCTCAGCGAAAACGCCACCATCGGTGAATACCAGCAGTGGCGCAGCGTCACCGACGACTTCACTGACCGCATGACGATCCTGCCCGTGCAGGGCAACCACGACATCAAGGGCGCTGACCAGGACTGGTATGAGTACACCGCCGACCTGATCCCCGCCGACGCCGTGCACATGCCCGGCCAGCACGGCAAAACCTATGCGCTGGTGCGTGACAACGTACTGATCATCGCCGTGTCCTACGGCCAGATGCCGTTTGCCTATGAGTTCGTGCGCGACACCCTCCAGCAACACGCCGGCAGCGTCGACCACATTCTGCTGATGACCCACAATTCCTGGGTCGGTACCCGCTACGGCCTGGTGCGCGAGAAAGGCGTGGATGCCTACGATATCTCCGCCTCCGACCAGCGCTTTCTCGAAGTGCGCAGCGACTACAACCGCCTGTTCGCCGAGCACGACGTGATCTACATCGCCGGCCACGAACACCAGTATTCCCGCAGCGTGCTGAACCCTGATTACAACGGCCCGTTCATCGAACTGATCTCCGGCAACGCCTCCTACAAGGGCTATGACAACCGCTTCGGCGAAAGCGAACAGATCCAGAACATGGTGATGTACAAGTCCAACGATTCCGGCGCCACCGGCTCACTGGATGTGAATGCCGCCGTGTTCGAGATTACTGGCGACCTGATGGAATACCGCGCCTGGTTCGACACGCACACCATCACCGCCAACGAAGATGGCATGAAGGAGTTGGCCAGCCCGGACTGGAAGCTGATGGACCGCTTCACACGCACCGCGCACCGTTGCGACAAAGTGGTGTTCCCGAGCAGCATCCCGCCGGGCAACCAGCTCAACATGACCCATGACAAGCGCTACCGCACCCAGCACTGCGAGTCGCCCAACGGCGACAGCGCCCGCCTGCTGGCCGGCGAGAACAACATCTTCAACCGCCACGACACCCGCACCCGCACCAACAGCATCACACCGGGCGTCAGCACCGCCAAAAGCAACATGGAACTGCTGGCCCGCTACTACCGCTTCCTGAATATCGTGCACGAAAGCTACAGCCCGAACCTGAACAACAGCCAGCGGGTACGGCTGATCAATGTCGGCACCGAAGACGAGGAAGTGGAAATCCGCGAAACCACCATCGACCTGAAAAAACTGGTGTCGCTGAGCTGGACCGGAAAGACCGCCGACACCCTGTCCGACGTGCTGATCGTCAGCGGCATCCAGGGCCAGGACGGCACTTACATCAGCGCCCGCGGCGTGCCGAAGGACATCACCACCGACACCGGCCTGACCGGCTCGCGCGGGGACGGCAGCGAAAACGGCAAGCCGCCGGTGACCCTGCCGGCCGGCAAGGTGAACAGCAACTGGGTGCTGGAAGACGACGAGCGCACCGACGATTACGCCCTGGAGTTCGTGCTGCCGGAAAACCTGGACCCGGCCAGCGTAACGCTCGGCCGCTACGACGCCGCCTCGGAAAGCTGGGTGCCCGTGGCAGACGATGCCTGCGTGAGCGCGCTGCCCTGGGACGACAGCTTCCTGAGCACACCGCCGGCGGATGTGGACCCAGGCTGTGCCAGCAGCCTCTCGGTGGTCACCACCGGCACCGCTCATCTCTGGGCCAAGCTGGACACCGAAGGCCGCTTTGCACTGATCAGCCGTTAA
- a CDS encoding beta-ketoacyl-ACP synthase III — protein MTQQAVVISGTGLWTPTLSISNDELVASFNRYVELYNAEHAAEIEAGERVALQPSSAEFIEKASGIKQRYVLDKEGVLDPERMAPRIAERSDDEMSVQAEMAVKAIQQALDNAGRTPADVDAILVACSNMQRPYPAMAIEIQHYLGMERGWGYDMNVACSAATFGLQAASDAIRSGNARCVVVVNPEICSGHLAWEDRDCHFIFGDVATALVLEAKGDASSDNQWEILGTRLQTKFSNNIRNNFGFLNRADERGIGQRDKLFRQEGRKVFKEVCPMVAEQISGHIGDMAISAEQLRRMWLHQANLGMNQFIARRVLGRDATEEEAPVILNEYANTSSAGSIIAFHKYNRDLAVGDVGVICSFGAGYSIGSVVVKKKV, from the coding sequence GTGACACAGCAGGCAGTAGTGATCAGCGGCACCGGATTGTGGACGCCGACACTGTCCATCAGCAACGACGAGCTGGTGGCCTCTTTCAACCGTTATGTCGAGCTCTATAACGCCGAACATGCCGCTGAGATCGAGGCCGGCGAACGGGTTGCGCTGCAACCTTCCAGTGCAGAATTCATCGAGAAAGCCTCCGGCATCAAGCAACGCTACGTGCTCGACAAAGAGGGCGTGCTGGACCCCGAGCGCATGGCACCGCGTATTGCCGAGCGCTCCGACGACGAGATGTCGGTGCAGGCCGAGATGGCCGTGAAGGCGATCCAGCAGGCGCTGGACAATGCCGGCCGCACGCCGGCCGATGTGGATGCGATTCTGGTGGCCTGTTCCAACATGCAGCGCCCGTACCCGGCCATGGCGATCGAGATCCAGCATTACCTCGGCATGGAACGCGGCTGGGGTTACGACATGAACGTGGCCTGCTCTGCCGCCACCTTCGGCTTGCAGGCCGCCAGCGATGCGATCCGCTCCGGCAACGCCCGCTGCGTGGTGGTGGTGAACCCGGAAATCTGTTCCGGCCACCTGGCCTGGGAAGACCGCGACTGCCATTTTATTTTTGGTGACGTGGCCACGGCGCTGGTGCTGGAAGCAAAAGGCGATGCCAGCTCGGACAATCAATGGGAAATTCTCGGCACCCGCCTGCAGACCAAATTCTCGAACAACATCCGCAATAATTTCGGTTTTCTCAACCGGGCTGATGAGCGCGGCATCGGCCAGCGCGACAAGCTGTTCCGCCAGGAAGGCCGCAAGGTGTTCAAGGAAGTGTGCCCGATGGTGGCTGAACAGATCAGCGGGCATATCGGCGACATGGCGATCAGCGCAGAACAACTGCGCCGGATGTGGCTGCACCAGGCCAACCTGGGCATGAACCAGTTTATCGCCCGCCGCGTGCTGGGCCGTGATGCCACCGAAGAAGAAGCGCCGGTGATTCTGAACGAATACGCCAATACCAGTTCGGCGGGTTCGATCATTGCGTTCCACAAGTACAACCGCGACCTGGCGGTGGGGGATGTGGGGGTGATTTGTTCGTTCGGGGCGGGGTATTCGATTGGGTCGGTGGTGGTGAAGAAAAAGGTCTGA
- a CDS encoding M61 family metallopeptidase — MIHYRIQPLRPEAHLFAVEIQVPSPTPEGQAFAMPAWIPGSYMIRDFARHVVAFDAHCNGQPLPWRKLDKHTWQLAPASGAVTVRLEVYAWDLSVRGAHLDTTHGYFNGSCVFLAAKGHEDQPCEVDILAPEGAAYATWQLATGMPRLSGGALGFGRFRADNYDALIDYPVEMGHFTHATFEACGVPHQVVLSGRHRADMARLCRDLKPICEQHIRLFGEPAPMQDYVFMTLVTGDGYGGLEHRNSTSLMCARSDLPRLTDAPDQVREGYRNYLGLCSHEYFHSWNIKRIKPEAFTPFDLNQEVYTELLWAFEGITSYYDDLALVRSGLITPQSYLELLGQTISRVQRGSGTTRQTVTESSFDAWTRFYKQDENAPNAIVSYYAKGALVALALDLTLRDLTQEEASLDDLMRLLWQRYGQTGDGVPERGIQALAEELAGQPLDDFFNLALYSTDPLPLADLLHARGVALNWRAPASHADNGGKPAVTTPVNLGVRLAEDPLGARIGVAYDQGAAMAAGLSAGDVIVALDGLKTDARKLDDQLAAYQPGERISVHAFRRDELMSFTVTLAPGEATLACLTLDPDGLTDSGRRWLGQA; from the coding sequence GTGATTCACTACCGCATCCAGCCGTTGCGTCCCGAAGCCCATCTGTTTGCCGTCGAGATACAGGTGCCGTCGCCGACCCCGGAAGGACAGGCGTTTGCGATGCCGGCCTGGATTCCGGGCAGCTACATGATCCGTGACTTCGCCCGCCACGTGGTGGCCTTTGACGCGCACTGCAACGGCCAGCCGCTCCCCTGGCGCAAGCTCGACAAGCACACCTGGCAACTGGCGCCGGCCAGCGGCGCGGTGACCGTGCGCCTGGAAGTCTATGCCTGGGACCTGTCGGTGCGTGGTGCGCACCTGGATACCACACACGGCTACTTCAACGGCAGTTGCGTGTTCCTGGCCGCCAAGGGCCATGAGGACCAGCCCTGCGAAGTGGACATACTGGCTCCGGAAGGCGCTGCCTACGCCACCTGGCAGCTGGCCACCGGCATGCCACGCCTGAGCGGCGGCGCACTGGGTTTCGGACGTTTCCGTGCCGACAACTACGACGCGCTGATCGATTACCCGGTGGAGATGGGGCATTTCACCCACGCCACCTTCGAGGCCTGCGGTGTGCCGCACCAGGTGGTGCTCAGCGGGCGTCACCGCGCCGACATGGCGCGTCTGTGCCGCGATCTCAAGCCGATCTGCGAGCAGCACATTCGCCTGTTCGGCGAACCCGCGCCGATGCAGGATTATGTGTTCATGACGCTGGTCACCGGCGACGGTTACGGCGGCCTGGAACATCGCAACTCCACCAGCCTGATGTGCGCTCGCAGCGACCTGCCACGCCTGACCGATGCGCCGGACCAGGTGCGAGAGGGCTACCGCAATTACCTGGGCCTGTGCAGCCACGAATATTTTCACAGCTGGAACATCAAGCGCATCAAGCCTGAGGCATTCACGCCGTTTGACCTCAACCAGGAGGTCTACACTGAACTGCTGTGGGCATTTGAAGGGATCACCAGCTATTACGACGACCTGGCACTGGTGCGCAGTGGCTTGATCACGCCACAGAGTTACCTGGAACTGCTCGGGCAGACCATCAGCCGCGTGCAGCGGGGCAGCGGCACGACGCGGCAAACGGTGACCGAATCCAGCTTCGACGCCTGGACGCGCTTCTACAAACAGGATGAAAACGCCCCCAACGCCATCGTCAGCTACTACGCGAAAGGCGCGCTGGTAGCACTGGCGCTGGACCTGACGTTGCGTGACCTGACCCAGGAAGAAGCATCCCTCGACGATCTGATGCGGCTGCTCTGGCAACGCTACGGACAGACCGGCGACGGCGTGCCCGAGCGCGGCATTCAGGCACTGGCCGAGGAACTGGCCGGGCAACCGCTGGACGACTTCTTCAACCTGGCCCTGTACAGCACGGACCCGCTGCCGCTGGCGGATCTGCTGCATGCGCGCGGTGTGGCGCTGAACTGGCGCGCGCCGGCCAGCCACGCCGACAATGGCGGCAAGCCCGCCGTTACCACCCCCGTTAACCTGGGGGTGCGGCTGGCGGAGGACCCGCTCGGTGCACGCATCGGGGTGGCCTATGACCAGGGCGCGGCGATGGCGGCCGGGTTGTCCGCCGGCGATGTGATCGTGGCGCTGGACGGCCTGAAGACCGACGCACGCAAACTGGACGACCAGCTGGCCGCGTACCAGCCGGGCGAGCGCATCAGTGTGCACGCCTTCCGGCGTGACGAACTGATGTCGTTCACGGTGACGCTGGCGCCGGGTGAGGCCACGCTGGCCTGCCTGACGCTCGATCCTGACGGGCTGACGGACAGTGGGCGCCGCTGGCTCGGCCAGGCCTGA
- the hrpA gene encoding ATP-dependent RNA helicase HrpA — translation MTTPISEQSPAAQLQALSRQLEHAMQADQPRLRRRLQGLRKRFDARALAQVQQALSASVARRAAREALTPRIDWPDLPVVQCLDELGEAIRHHQVVVVAGETGSGKTTQLPKLCLALGRGRAGMIGHTQPRRLAARAVANRLAEEIDTRVGEMVGFKVRFQDQVSDSTLVKLMTDGMLLAEIQQDRYLDQYDTLIIDEAHERSLNIDFLLGYLQRLLPRRPDLKIIITSATIDHERFAAHFGGAPVMEVSGRTYPVEVRYRDNAEEGERDLRREVEEVLREIEREERGQVPPARDVLVFLSGERDIRELHHHLRRCDFRDTEFLPLYARLTQQEQHRVFALHRGRRVVLSTNVAETSLTVPGIRYVIDAGTARISRYSVHSKVQRLPVEPVSQASAEQRKGRSGRVMPGICYRLYSEADFLSRPAFTDPEIRRTNLAAVILQMADLGLGELEDFPFIDAPDGRLVRDGYRLLEELGAIDGRTLSAVGRQLARLPLDPRLGRMVLRAADTGALREVLIIVAALSVQDPRERPHDQQQQADQAHQPFTDKQSDFVFFLTLWQWAETQREALTRNQYEKLLKKTFLSPTRMREWRDTHHQLLLLCREMKLPFAQTDASSEAVHRALLAGLLGQVIKRTEEGEWLSTRNRKPVIWPGSALSKSKASWLMAAELIDTSRLFARCVAQIQPEWIEQEGAHLVKRQYVEPYWSKKHGAVWAREQVSLFGLLLVAGRRVSYGAQHPELARELMIREGLVAGELPREPDFVRANRALRAELEEFEHKLRRRDLLADEEQCFAFYDARLPAGLYSLRHLESWCRRASDAERQALRMTRADLLVRDPGLGQNAFPDHLDVGELRLPLSYSFDPSGSRDGVTLNVPVTVLNQLSLERLDWLVPGLLRDKLEALLRGLPKAQRRHFVPVPDYVAALLEVLTPGDTPLLPALTRELARMTGVRIELEAWQAVTLPPHLQFNLRVTDGEQVLAEGRDLAAMQTRFAGHAVAAMTPAQGDEVLTGTDWVFGTLPPVSELSRGGVVLRTWPALEDRTREVASILCASEEEAAWQHRWGVARLLMLRQGEQVRMLRKFAGQQPGFQKMAAEKSALARGVLDDALLSATALHFPALASVRDESGFRALLAAGRGDFVKAVEARLAGWGGLLAAYRDIAARLDKQFPLAWAHAHRDIKQQLAGLFFPGFLCQVPPAWLAEYPRYLKALAHRLERLGGQIGRDRAQVAELEALWAPYQARAGDTPVWRQPEPLLTYRFLLEEYRVSLFAQQLGTRMPVSAKRLRQQWEAC, via the coding sequence ATGACGACACCGATTTCCGAACAATCACCCGCCGCGCAGTTGCAGGCACTGAGCCGGCAGCTTGAGCACGCCATGCAGGCGGACCAGCCACGGTTGCGCCGGCGCCTGCAGGGCCTGCGCAAACGGTTTGATGCACGCGCGCTGGCGCAGGTGCAGCAGGCGCTGTCAGCGTCGGTGGCCCGGCGCGCGGCACGCGAGGCGCTGACACCGCGCATCGACTGGCCGGACCTGCCGGTGGTGCAGTGCCTGGACGAACTTGGCGAGGCGATCCGTCATCACCAGGTGGTGGTGGTGGCCGGTGAAACCGGCTCCGGCAAAACCACCCAGTTGCCGAAACTGTGCCTGGCGCTGGGCCGTGGGCGCGCCGGCATGATCGGCCATACCCAGCCGCGCCGGCTGGCGGCGCGCGCGGTGGCGAACCGGCTGGCGGAAGAAATCGACACCCGTGTCGGTGAGATGGTCGGTTTCAAGGTGCGCTTTCAGGATCAGGTCAGCGACAGCACGCTGGTGAAACTGATGACCGACGGCATGCTGCTGGCGGAAATCCAGCAGGACCGTTATCTGGATCAGTACGACACGCTGATCATCGACGAAGCGCATGAACGCAGCCTCAACATCGATTTCCTGCTGGGCTACCTGCAACGGCTGCTGCCGCGCCGGCCGGACCTGAAAATCATCATCACCTCCGCGACCATCGACCACGAACGCTTTGCGGCACATTTTGGCGGTGCGCCGGTGATGGAAGTGTCCGGCCGCACCTATCCTGTGGAAGTGCGCTACCGCGACAACGCCGAAGAGGGCGAGCGCGACCTGCGCCGCGAGGTGGAAGAGGTGCTGCGCGAGATCGAGCGCGAAGAGCGCGGGCAGGTGCCGCCGGCCCGTGACGTGCTGGTGTTTCTCAGTGGCGAGCGCGATATCCGCGAACTGCACCATCACCTGCGCCGCTGCGATTTCCGTGATACCGAATTCCTGCCGTTGTACGCCCGGCTGACACAACAGGAACAACACCGCGTGTTTGCGTTGCATCGCGGGCGCCGCGTGGTGCTGTCCACCAATGTGGCGGAAACCTCGCTGACGGTGCCGGGGATCCGCTATGTGATCGATGCCGGCACCGCGCGCATCAGCCGCTACAGCGTGCACAGCAAAGTGCAGCGGCTACCGGTGGAGCCGGTGTCGCAGGCCAGTGCCGAGCAGCGCAAGGGCCGCAGCGGCCGGGTCATGCCCGGCATCTGTTATCGCCTCTACAGCGAAGCGGACTTTCTGTCCCGGCCCGCCTTTACCGACCCGGAAATTCGCCGCACCAACCTCGCTGCCGTGATCCTGCAGATGGCCGACCTGGGCCTGGGCGAACTGGAGGATTTTCCGTTTATCGACGCGCCGGATGGCCGGCTGGTACGCGACGGCTACCGGTTGCTGGAAGAACTTGGCGCCATCGACGGCCGCACTCTGAGCGCGGTCGGCCGGCAACTGGCACGGCTGCCGCTGGACCCGCGGCTGGGCCGCATGGTGCTGCGTGCTGCCGACACCGGCGCGTTGCGGGAAGTGCTGATCATCGTCGCTGCGCTGTCCGTGCAGGACCCGCGCGAGCGGCCGCACGACCAGCAGCAACAGGCAGATCAGGCCCACCAGCCCTTTACCGACAAGCAGTCGGACTTCGTGTTCTTTCTCACGCTCTGGCAGTGGGCCGAGACACAGCGTGAGGCACTGACGCGCAACCAGTATGAAAAACTGCTGAAGAAAACTTTTCTGTCACCCACGCGCATGCGCGAATGGCGTGACACACATCACCAGCTGCTGTTGCTGTGCCGGGAAATGAAACTGCCCTTTGCGCAGACCGACGCCAGCAGCGAGGCCGTGCACCGCGCGCTGCTGGCCGGTCTGCTCGGGCAGGTGATCAAGCGCACCGAGGAAGGCGAATGGTTGTCCACGCGCAACCGCAAACCGGTGATCTGGCCCGGCTCTGCATTGTCGAAAAGCAAGGCGTCCTGGCTGATGGCCGCCGAGTTGATCGACACCAGCCGGCTGTTCGCCCGCTGCGTGGCGCAGATCCAGCCGGAATGGATCGAGCAGGAGGGCGCGCATCTGGTCAAGCGCCAGTATGTGGAGCCGTACTGGTCGAAAAAGCACGGCGCCGTCTGGGCGCGCGAGCAGGTCAGCCTGTTTGGTTTGTTGCTGGTGGCCGGCCGGCGTGTGAGCTACGGCGCGCAACACCCTGAACTGGCGCGCGAGCTAATGATTCGCGAAGGGCTGGTGGCCGGCGAACTGCCGCGTGAACCGGACTTCGTGCGTGCCAACCGCGCGCTGCGTGCCGAGCTGGAAGAATTCGAGCACAAGCTGCGCCGCCGCGACCTGCTGGCCGACGAAGAACAATGCTTTGCCTTTTACGACGCGCGCCTGCCGGCCGGGCTGTACAGCCTCAGGCATCTGGAAAGCTGGTGTCGCCGCGCCAGCGATGCCGAACGCCAGGCGTTACGGATGACGCGTGCCGACCTGCTGGTGCGTGATCCCGGCCTGGGACAGAACGCTTTTCCGGATCACCTGGACGTGGGCGAACTGCGCTTGCCACTGAGCTACAGTTTCGACCCCAGCGGCAGCCGCGACGGCGTGACATTGAATGTGCCGGTGACGGTGCTGAACCAGTTATCGCTGGAACGGCTCGACTGGCTGGTGCCAGGCCTGCTGCGCGACAAACTGGAAGCCCTGTTGCGCGGCCTGCCGAAAGCACAGCGCCGGCATTTCGTGCCGGTGCCGGATTACGTGGCGGCGTTGCTGGAGGTGCTGACACCCGGCGATACACCGTTGCTGCCTGCGCTGACCCGTGAGCTGGCCCGCATGACCGGCGTGCGCATCGAACTGGAAGCCTGGCAGGCCGTGACGCTGCCGCCACACCTGCAATTCAATCTGCGCGTGACGGATGGCGAGCAGGTGCTGGCGGAAGGCCGTGACCTGGCCGCCATGCAGACGCGCTTCGCCGGCCACGCGGTGGCTGCCATGACGCCCGCGCAGGGCGACGAGGTGCTCACCGGCACCGACTGGGTCTTCGGCACCTTGCCGCCGGTGAGCGAACTGTCACGCGGCGGGGTGGTGCTGCGCACCTGGCCGGCGCTGGAAGACCGTACCCGCGAGGTGGCGTCAATCCTGTGCGCCAGTGAGGAAGAGGCGGCCTGGCAACATCGCTGGGGTGTGGCGCGTTTGCTGATGCTGCGACAGGGCGAGCAGGTGCGCATGCTGCGCAAGTTTGCCGGGCAGCAACCCGGCTTCCAGAAAATGGCGGCGGAGAAATCGGCATTGGCGCGCGGCGTGCTGGACGACGCCTTGCTCAGTGCTACAGCGCTGCATTTCCCTGCGCTGGCATCCGTGCGCGATGAATCCGGTTTCCGCGCATTGCTGGCGGCGGGGCGGGGCGATTTCGTCAAGGCTGTTGAGGCGCGGCTGGCCGGCTGGGGTGGGCTGCTGGCGGCCTATCGGGATATCGCGGCGAGACTCGACAAACAGTTCCCGCTGGCCTGGGCGCATGCCCATCGGGATATCAAGCAGCAACTGGCCGGGCTGTTCTTTCCCGGTTTCCTGTGCCAGGTGCCGCCGGCGTGGCTGGCCGAGTACCCGCGTTACCTGAAGGCGCTGGCACACCGGCTGGAGCGTCTGGGCGGACAGATCGGCCGTGACCGGGCCCAGGTGGCGGAGCTGGAGGCGTTGTGGGCACCGTACCAGGCCCGCGCCGGCGATACGCCGGTCTGGCGCCAGCCGGAGCCGCTGCTGACCTATCGTTTCCTGCTGGAGGAATATCGTGTCAGCCTGTTTGCCCAGCAACTGGGTACCCGTATGCCCGTGTCGGCCAAGCGGCTGCGGCAGCAGTGGGAAGCCTGCTGA
- a CDS encoding alpha/beta fold hydrolase, whose amino-acid sequence MTDARFTLTHLDVPDGHRIGVRLWPATTDAIGVLHWMHGMAEHGGRYQPLADVVNAAGWHLCVHDHRGHGESVSAISPQGHFADHQGWQRVLDDVTQVQDWLRGQFSALPIVLAGHSMGSFVALAWAEQHHQDHPLAGLVLCGSDYSPTWFYRVARLPMLLERRRCGGRDSSTLIHNMTFGAWAKKLKNRHTDFDWLSRDHDEVRAYIDDPQCGYDCSTQLWIDLIGGLVRTHSSSALRQLPPSLPMLLVAGDSDPMSRFGKGMPALQNALRRAGARAVTLKEYAGARHEILNDYCRAEVQQDLLRWLADVHTPAA is encoded by the coding sequence ATGACCGATGCCCGCTTCACGCTGACCCACCTGGATGTCCCCGACGGCCACCGTATCGGCGTGCGGCTGTGGCCTGCGACCACCGATGCCATCGGCGTGCTGCACTGGATGCACGGCATGGCCGAACACGGCGGCCGCTACCAACCGCTGGCCGATGTGGTCAACGCCGCCGGCTGGCACCTGTGCGTGCATGACCATCGCGGCCATGGTGAATCGGTTTCCGCGATCTCTCCCCAGGGTCATTTTGCCGATCATCAGGGCTGGCAGCGGGTACTGGATGATGTGACCCAGGTGCAGGACTGGCTGCGCGGGCAGTTCAGTGCCCTGCCCATCGTGCTGGCCGGCCACAGCATGGGCAGCTTCGTGGCGCTGGCCTGGGCGGAGCAGCATCACCAGGATCACCCGCTCGCCGGGCTGGTGCTGTGCGGCAGCGACTACAGCCCGACCTGGTTCTACCGTGTGGCGCGGTTGCCCATGTTGCTGGAACGCCGTCGCTGCGGCGGCCGTGACAGCAGCACGCTGATCCACAACATGACCTTTGGTGCCTGGGCGAAGAAGCTGAAAAACCGCCACACCGACTTCGACTGGCTCAGCCGCGATCACGATGAAGTGCGTGCCTACATTGACGACCCGCAGTGTGGCTACGATTGCAGCACGCAACTCTGGATCGATCTGATCGGCGGCCTGGTCCGCACCCACAGCAGCAGCGCGCTGCGGCAGTTGCCGCCTTCGCTGCCGATGCTGCTGGTGGCCGGCGACAGCGACCCGATGAGCCGCTTCGGCAAGGGCATGCCGGCGTTGCAGAACGCCCTGCGCCGGGCCGGCGCTCGCGCGGTCACGCTGAAGGAATATGCCGGTGCCCGGCATGAAATCCTGAATGATTATTGCCGGGCGGAGGTGCAGCAGGATCTGCTGCGGTGGCTGGCCGACGTGCACACCCCGGCCGCCTGA